From Enoplosus armatus isolate fEnoArm2 chromosome 23, fEnoArm2.hap1, whole genome shotgun sequence, a single genomic window includes:
- the LOC139306058 gene encoding dynactin subunit 6-like yields MSDAKQIMAQKSAKIAAGAVVCVESEIRGDVTIGARTVVHPKARIIAEAGPIIIGEGNLIEEQALIINSYPENIMPDTEGVEPKTMTIGTNNVFEVGCVSQALKIGDNNVIESKADLGRNVILTSGCIIGACCQVNTCEVVPENTVVYGSNCIRRVQSEKPQPQTLQLDFLMKILPNYHHLKKTVKGNNTPVRN; encoded by the exons ATGTCAGACGCCAAGCAAATCATGGCACAAAAAAG TGCTAAAATTGCTGCTGgagctgttgtgtgtgttgagagtgaAATAAGAGGAGATGTGACCATTG gTGCTAGAACAGTTGTCCACCCCAAAGCACGGATCATAGCAGAGGCAGGGCCTATTATCATTGGAGAGGGGAATCTAATAGAGGAGCAGGCACTTATTATCAACAG TTATCCAGAGAATATCATGCCAGACACAGAGGGAGTTGAGCCAAAAACTATGACAATTGGGACCAATAATGTTTTTGAAGTTGGATGTG TCTCTCAAGCTTTGAAAATTGGAGACAACAATGTGATTGAGTCTAAAG CTGATCTTGGGAGAAACGTGATCCTGACCAGTGGATGCATCATCGGTGCGTGCTGCCAAGTCAACACGTGTGAGGTCGTGCCGGAGAACACGGTCGTGTACGGTTCAAACTGCATCAGGCGTGTGCAGAGCGAAAAGCCACAG CCTCAGACTCTGCAGCTCGACTTCCTCATGAAGATTCTGCCCAACTATCACCACCTGAAGAAGACAGTGAAAGGAAACAACACACCTGTGAGAAACTGA